Proteins encoded within one genomic window of Candidatus Brevundimonas colombiensis:
- the flbT gene encoding flagellar biosynthesis repressor FlbT: MALKLSLKPGEKFVLNGAVVQNGDRRGVLILQNRASVLREKDIMQAEDVTTPGRRIYFPIMMMYLDESAAAKFYDELALRITEFMGATQNPDILAECVAASRHVLAREYYKALMSARKIVEYEERVLNVASGLHSGDGQG; encoded by the coding sequence ATGGCCCTGAAGCTGTCGCTGAAGCCCGGCGAAAAATTCGTCCTGAACGGCGCCGTGGTCCAGAACGGCGATCGCCGGGGCGTGCTGATCCTGCAGAACCGCGCCAGCGTCCTGCGGGAAAAGGACATCATGCAGGCCGAGGATGTCACCACGCCCGGACGCCGCATCTATTTTCCAATCATGATGATGTATCTGGACGAGAGCGCGGCGGCCAAATTCTACGACGAACTGGCGCTTCGGATCACCGAATTCATGGGGGCGACGCAGAACCCTGACATCCTGGCGGAATGCGTCGCCGCATCGCGGCATGTGCTGGCGCGCGAGTACTACAAGGCCCTGATGTCGGCGCGTAAGATTGTCGAATACGAAGAGAGAGTGCTGAATGTCGCTTCAGGCCTACACAGCGGCGACGGCCAGGGCTGA
- a CDS encoding site-specific integrase, whose product MPDDVRDSAFFGGKSHYQVSLRTNDLNEAKGRALPLGIRFDAEVANLRAGSIKAPILASSEQRILTEEALESIQGKWWSSTIRRDREKRSMADVDPGGEWADRMASDDDHLHFDVARLMDPAKGREALLQMKAHLKVEWADFIAVDARRWGASPGSSDYRRIEEAIVDAQIDALKSIHLAWLGQEAEPTSQRVQRGLSRNLKPQSSWTLKQLALHVLEVQPKGDSWRHKVIEQVVPLFVSHLGEPRPISGISSSDVRSFLEAMSQCPTNATQRFPKRSLAEAIQLNRARLKPYPTVSANTIRDTHFAVLRALFGYAVSQEWLAASPAERIKVAGATKKGGSRPSFKMDELQALFAMPVFTGCKSDAQFGTPGGVLLDDHRYWTPLLMLFTGARPSELGQLAVADIKLSGSTPYISILTEYDPDDPEDRSFYLTCKTPNARREVPLHPALMELGFDRYVRKMQKGGHARLFPQWKAPSDPRKLYSGASWIRRFNEKIIRACTQRHPRPTFYSLRHTFKVAMVRQGIHSAIQNQILGHANAGMDAYYFDAVPLDELYEQVARITYKNLDLGHLGRLQDG is encoded by the coding sequence GTGCCTGATGACGTCCGGGACAGCGCGTTCTTCGGCGGCAAAAGTCATTATCAGGTGTCCTTGCGAACCAATGATTTGAATGAAGCCAAAGGCCGGGCCTTGCCGCTAGGGATCAGGTTTGACGCCGAGGTCGCAAACCTTCGTGCGGGGTCGATCAAAGCGCCGATCCTGGCGTCTAGTGAACAGCGCATCCTTACCGAAGAAGCACTAGAGTCGATCCAAGGTAAGTGGTGGTCCAGCACCATTCGAAGGGATCGAGAGAAGCGTTCAATGGCGGACGTGGACCCGGGGGGCGAATGGGCTGATCGGATGGCGTCTGATGACGATCATCTGCATTTCGATGTTGCCCGGCTTATGGATCCAGCGAAAGGACGGGAGGCCCTCCTCCAAATGAAGGCCCATCTCAAAGTGGAGTGGGCCGACTTCATCGCAGTGGATGCGCGTCGATGGGGGGCGAGTCCCGGGTCTAGCGATTACAGGCGGATTGAAGAAGCAATCGTGGATGCGCAGATTGACGCGCTGAAGTCGATACATCTTGCGTGGTTGGGACAGGAAGCTGAACCCACCAGCCAAAGGGTCCAGCGCGGATTGAGCAGGAATCTCAAACCTCAATCGAGCTGGACGCTAAAGCAGTTGGCGCTACACGTGCTTGAGGTCCAGCCGAAGGGTGACTCATGGCGTCACAAGGTTATCGAACAAGTGGTTCCCCTTTTTGTCAGCCACCTCGGCGAGCCGCGACCGATCTCGGGTATCTCATCCTCAGACGTGCGTTCCTTCCTAGAGGCGATGAGCCAGTGCCCGACGAATGCAACGCAGCGCTTCCCTAAGCGGTCCCTAGCTGAGGCAATCCAGCTCAACCGCGCTAGGCTCAAGCCTTATCCGACTGTGTCGGCTAACACGATCCGTGACACACACTTCGCTGTTCTTCGAGCACTATTCGGCTACGCGGTTTCACAAGAATGGCTGGCAGCGTCGCCTGCGGAGCGCATCAAGGTGGCCGGGGCAACAAAAAAGGGGGGGAGTCGCCCGTCGTTTAAGATGGACGAACTGCAGGCTCTATTCGCTATGCCGGTTTTCACTGGCTGCAAGTCCGATGCGCAGTTTGGAACCCCAGGGGGCGTTCTACTCGACGATCATCGCTACTGGACGCCCCTACTAATGCTATTCACAGGGGCTCGCCCTAGCGAGCTGGGACAGCTGGCGGTGGCTGACATCAAGCTGAGCGGATCGACGCCCTACATAAGCATACTCACCGAATACGACCCTGATGACCCAGAGGACAGGTCGTTCTACCTCACATGCAAGACGCCTAATGCCCGCCGGGAAGTGCCACTTCACCCTGCGCTTATGGAGTTAGGGTTCGACCGCTACGTCCGGAAGATGCAAAAGGGTGGTCACGCGAGGCTGTTCCCACAGTGGAAAGCCCCGAGCGACCCGCGCAAGCTCTATTCGGGTGCATCGTGGATCAGGCGATTCAATGAAAAGATCATCAGGGCCTGCACTCAGAGACATCCCAGGCCGACGTTCTACTCGCTCCGGCATACCTTCAAGGTAGCGATGGTGCGACAAGGCATCCATTCAGCGATTCAGAACCAGATTCTCGGACATGCAAATGCGGGAATGGACGCCTATTATTTTGATGCCGTTCCATTGGACGAGTTATACGAGCAGGTCGCTAGAATCACCTACAAGAACCTGGATCTTGGACACCTAGGTCGCCTTCAGGACGGGTAG
- the flaF gene encoding flagellar biosynthesis regulator FlaF, giving the protein MSLQAYTAATARAESPRDLEYRLFGQVTRALVHASTLDPSDIGGRIDALDWNRRLWSTLAGDCSDPANALANPLRAQIISLSLFVNRHSSAVMRGEETFQDLIDINRMMMQGLSGAAQAA; this is encoded by the coding sequence ATGTCGCTTCAGGCCTACACAGCGGCGACGGCCAGGGCTGAAAGCCCGCGCGATCTGGAGTACCGCCTGTTCGGCCAGGTCACGCGCGCGCTGGTCCACGCCTCCACGCTTGATCCGTCGGATATCGGCGGGCGCATCGACGCGCTGGATTGGAACCGGCGCCTGTGGTCGACCCTGGCGGGCGACTGCAGCGACCCGGCCAATGCGCTGGCCAACCCTTTGCGAGCGCAGATCATCTCGCTGAGCCTTTTCGTCAATCGCCATTCCTCGGCGGTGATGCGGGGCGAAGAGACGTTTCAGGACCTGATCGACATCAACCGGATGATGATGCAGGGGCTGTCGGGCGCCGCACAGGCCGCCTGA
- a CDS encoding MoxR family ATPase: MSRFEGTDRYIATDDLKVAVNAAVALERPLLIKGEPGTGKTVLAYEIAKAFDAPLITWHVKSTTKAHNGLYEYDAVSRLRDSQLGEERVHDVRNYLKKGKLWEAFTAPARPVLLIDEIDKADIEFPNDLLQELDRMEFYVQETDETIRADVRPIVIITSNNEKELPDAFLRRCFFHFIRFPDADTLSAIVDVHFPGIKPRLVSEALKTFYEIRDTPGLKKKPSTSELLDWLKLLLVEDIDAETLREKTPNRLIPPLHGALLKNEQDVHLFERLAFLNRREGARPGG, translated from the coding sequence ATGAGCCGTTTCGAAGGCACCGATCGCTATATCGCCACCGACGACCTGAAGGTGGCGGTCAACGCCGCCGTGGCGCTGGAGCGGCCCCTGCTGATCAAGGGCGAACCCGGCACGGGCAAGACGGTTCTGGCCTACGAGATCGCCAAGGCCTTCGACGCCCCCCTGATCACCTGGCACGTCAAGTCCACGACCAAGGCCCACAACGGCCTTTACGAATACGACGCCGTCAGTCGCCTGCGCGACAGCCAGCTGGGTGAGGAACGGGTCCACGACGTCCGAAACTATCTGAAGAAGGGCAAGTTGTGGGAGGCCTTCACCGCCCCCGCGCGCCCCGTCCTGCTGATCGACGAGATCGACAAGGCCGACATCGAGTTCCCGAACGACCTGCTCCAGGAACTGGATCGGATGGAGTTCTACGTCCAGGAAACCGACGAGACGATCCGCGCCGATGTGCGCCCCATCGTCATCATCACCTCGAACAACGAAAAGGAGCTGCCCGACGCCTTCCTGCGCCGCTGCTTCTTCCACTTCATCCGCTTCCCCGACGCGGACACCCTGTCGGCCATCGTCGACGTCCACTTCCCCGGCATCAAGCCGCGCCTGGTGTCCGAGGCGTTGAAGACCTTCTACGAGATCCGCGACACGCCGGGCCTGAAGAAGAAGCCGTCCACCTCCGAACTGCTGGACTGGCTGAAACTGCTGCTGGTCGAAGACATCGACGCCGAAACGCTCAGGGAAAAGACGCCCAATCGCCTGATCCCGCCCCTGCACGGCGCCCTTCTGAAAAACGAGCAGGACGTGCATCTGTTCGAGCGACTGGCCTTCCTGAACCGCCGCGAAGGCGCGCGTCCCGGCGGCTGA
- a CDS encoding methyltransferase type 11, producing the protein MRHVLICLALATSLSACDGENSVRITTTQSSDDQADGVLKVIDTLQCPDSLGVLTRKGLAAAGGANCIYGGPKGSDVVLHLVRLDGRSVDDVLRDFEARVSADLPKASARLAPSPAAATAPTAAANGEQTASVQAPGVDIQTRGEDASVRLPGLRIETQGDNASVRIGGINIQSKDGQNTRTETSTVSVDSADKSTRVRTRAPGAATRMTYILSDDQSADAGWRRVGFEARGPSGGPIVIAVVRSKDRRDGGVFDDARDLVTLNVGR; encoded by the coding sequence ATGCGCCATGTTCTGATTTGCCTTGCTCTCGCGACCAGCCTGTCCGCCTGCGACGGCGAGAACTCGGTGCGGATCACCACCACCCAGTCCAGCGACGATCAGGCCGATGGCGTTCTGAAGGTGATCGACACCCTGCAATGCCCCGACAGCCTGGGGGTCCTGACGCGCAAGGGACTGGCGGCCGCCGGCGGCGCCAACTGCATCTATGGCGGACCCAAGGGGTCGGATGTGGTCCTGCATCTGGTTCGGCTGGACGGCCGCTCGGTGGATGACGTCCTGCGCGATTTCGAGGCCCGGGTCAGCGCCGACCTGCCCAAGGCCTCGGCCCGTCTGGCGCCCTCGCCCGCCGCCGCGACCGCCCCAACCGCCGCCGCGAACGGCGAGCAGACCGCCTCGGTCCAGGCGCCCGGCGTCGACATCCAGACCCGCGGCGAGGACGCCTCGGTCCGCCTGCCCGGCCTGCGGATCGAAACCCAGGGCGACAACGCCAGCGTCCGCATCGGCGGCATCAACATTCAGTCCAAGGACGGCCAGAACACCCGCACCGAAACCTCGACGGTCAGTGTGGATTCCGCCGACAAGTCGACGCGTGTTCGCACCCGCGCGCCCGGCGCGGCGACGCGCATGACCTATATCCTGTCCGACGACCAGTCCGCAGACGCGGGCTGGCGCCGTGTCGGCTTCGAGGCGCGCGGTCCTTCCGGCGGCCCTATCGTCATCGCCGTGGTTCGATCCAAGGACCGTCGCGACGGCGGGGTGTTCGACGACGCCCGCGATCTGGTCACATTGAACGTCGGCCGCTGA
- a CDS encoding HD family hydrolase → MLSGRRLDLLDPSPFDIEIEDIAHGLARVARWNGQTIGEHAFSVAQHSVVVEEIAAHIKPGLDPKWRLAALLHDASEYVIGDMISPFKAALGSGYKDFEAKLEAAIHLRYGLPPKTPQTIKTLIKKADKACAFFEATQLAGFTEKESLGFFGSPPAGYSLLIEPQPAPVAQARYLERYRVLAGAVGLIPADDAWHTE, encoded by the coding sequence ATGCTGTCGGGCCGCCGCCTGGATCTCTTGGACCCCTCGCCCTTCGACATCGAGATCGAGGACATCGCCCACGGTCTGGCCCGCGTGGCCCGCTGGAATGGTCAGACCATCGGCGAACACGCCTTTTCGGTCGCCCAGCACAGCGTCGTGGTCGAGGAGATCGCCGCCCATATCAAGCCGGGGCTGGACCCGAAATGGCGCCTCGCCGCCCTGCTGCACGACGCCTCTGAATATGTGATCGGCGACATGATCTCGCCGTTCAAGGCCGCGCTGGGATCGGGCTACAAGGATTTCGAGGCCAAGCTGGAGGCGGCCATCCATCTGCGCTACGGCCTGCCGCCCAAGACGCCGCAGACCATCAAGACCTTGATCAAGAAGGCCGACAAGGCCTGCGCCTTCTTTGAGGCGACCCAGTTGGCGGGCTTCACCGAAAAGGAGTCCCTGGGTTTCTTCGGCAGCCCGCCGGCCGGCTACAGCCTGCTGATCGAACCCCAGCCCGCCCCGGTCGCCCAGGCCCGCTATCTGGAGCGTTATCGCGTCCTGGCCGGGGCGGTCGGCCTGATCCCCGCCGACGACGCCTGGCATACGGAATAG
- a CDS encoding DUF3008 family protein translates to MPAKSAAQQKAAGAALSAKRGDTPKSKLKGASRSMVESMTEDQLEDLAQTKRKGKPDHVAEK, encoded by the coding sequence GCCGCCCAGCAAAAGGCCGCCGGCGCCGCCCTGTCGGCCAAGCGCGGCGACACGCCCAAATCCAAGTTGAAAGGCGCGTCCAGATCGATGGTCGAGAGCATGACCGAAGATCAGCTGGAGGATCTGGCGCAAACGAAGCGCAAGGGCAAACCCGATCACGTTGCGGAAAAATAG
- a CDS encoding NAD regulator — translation MTQGAEDGVRIGLSAVVMTLEARQAVVLTTPAEDGARALPFGPFDPARDRTFERALRDFVTAQTGFRLGFVEQLYTFGDAGRASPRATPGPGRQREVSVGYLALTPDAVDRQVHDARWDAVFDYFPWEDRRRPADPRLAERLIDWANGDEPRLTRARSLFALTPGHRWNEERVLERYELLYEARLVSESWRDAGQTAPFATPGRPMASDHRRILATALGRLRSKLKYRPVLFDLTPGLFTLSQLQAGAEAVSGLGLHKQNFRRGVERTGLVEPTGNMSSTTGGRPAELFRFKGVDDQTGAAPGLSLPAQR, via the coding sequence ATGACCCAGGGGGCGGAGGACGGCGTTCGCATCGGTCTGTCGGCGGTCGTCATGACGCTTGAAGCACGCCAGGCCGTCGTCCTGACCACCCCGGCCGAGGACGGCGCCCGCGCCCTGCCCTTCGGTCCCTTCGATCCCGCGCGCGATCGCACCTTCGAACGGGCCCTGCGCGACTTCGTGACGGCGCAGACCGGGTTTCGGCTGGGCTTCGTCGAACAGCTCTATACTTTCGGCGACGCTGGCCGCGCCTCGCCGCGCGCCACGCCGGGGCCGGGCCGCCAGCGCGAAGTTTCCGTCGGCTATCTGGCCCTGACCCCCGACGCCGTCGACCGCCAGGTCCATGACGCCCGCTGGGACGCCGTCTTCGACTATTTCCCCTGGGAGGATCGCCGTCGGCCCGCCGATCCCCGCCTGGCCGAGCGTCTGATCGACTGGGCGAACGGCGACGAACCGCGCCTGACCCGCGCGCGCAGCCTGTTCGCCCTGACGCCCGGCCATCGCTGGAACGAGGAACGGGTGCTGGAGCGCTATGAACTGCTCTATGAGGCGCGTCTGGTCTCCGAATCCTGGCGCGACGCCGGTCAGACCGCGCCCTTCGCCACCCCGGGCCGCCCCATGGCGTCCGACCACCGCCGCATCCTGGCCACCGCGCTCGGGCGCCTGCGCAGCAAGCTTAAATATCGCCCGGTCCTGTTCGATCTGACGCCGGGCCTGTTCACCCTGTCGCAGTTGCAGGCCGGCGCCGAGGCCGTATCCGGCCTTGGCCTGCACAAGCAGAACTTCCGCCGCGGGGTCGAGCGCACGGGCCTGGTCGAACCGACCGGAAACATGTCCTCCACGACCGGCGGTCGCCCAGCCGAACTGTTTCGATTCAAGGGCGTGGACGACCAGACCGGCGCCGCGCCCGGCCTGTCCCTGCCCGCCCAAAGATAG
- a CDS encoding site-specific DNA-methyltransferase, with translation MTTLKNKDQTVHFHTSKSMDEVSDGSASLFITSPPYWNLKDYGDSSDAIGHTDYDTYLEELNEVWSECYNKGSETSVLIINVNSRRSKGVLYPIAFDIVSRMKGWTLWDVNIWYIPNALPQPNSYMERLLDNKFEYILVFTKGGHTKYNFTKPRVPQKYASADPRAHKRNILGRCLGNILRVPAYRPPNVRAGNYHIAAFPEELVSFFVHSYTTEKQIVVDPFVGSGTTLKVCRVMNRVGIGFEVEEKFQQLISSRIEEEWEVPNWTSIDLIHSTSMNTGAAAPRRPKKKAEADLFQDGT, from the coding sequence ATGACGACGCTGAAAAATAAAGATCAAACAGTTCACTTTCACACATCCAAGTCCATGGATGAGGTTTCTGACGGATCTGCATCGCTTTTTATAACTAGTCCACCATATTGGAATCTAAAAGATTACGGCGATTCCTCTGACGCCATCGGCCATACCGATTATGATACTTATCTTGAAGAACTAAATGAAGTCTGGAGTGAGTGTTATAATAAAGGTTCTGAAACTTCTGTCCTGATAATAAATGTCAACTCAAGGCGCTCAAAGGGAGTGCTTTACCCCATTGCCTTTGACATTGTTTCGAGGATGAAGGGATGGACTTTATGGGACGTGAATATCTGGTATATACCTAATGCGCTGCCCCAGCCGAACTCTTATATGGAGAGGTTGCTCGATAACAAGTTTGAATATATCCTTGTATTCACAAAGGGTGGACATACGAAGTATAACTTCACGAAACCTAGAGTTCCACAAAAGTATGCGTCAGCCGACCCTCGTGCTCATAAAAGAAATATACTCGGTCGTTGCTTGGGTAACATCTTAAGAGTTCCGGCCTATCGTCCACCAAACGTCCGCGCGGGAAACTATCACATTGCCGCGTTCCCGGAAGAGCTAGTCTCGTTCTTCGTTCATAGTTACACGACCGAAAAGCAAATCGTGGTCGATCCTTTTGTTGGTTCAGGAACGACGCTGAAAGTCTGCCGTGTAATGAATCGAGTTGGGATCGGGTTCGAAGTTGAAGAAAAGTTTCAGCAGCTGATTTCATCTCGCATAGAGGAAGAGTGGGAGGTCCCTAACTGGACCAGCATTGACCTCATACACTCGACATCGATGAATACAGGAGCCGCTGCTCCACGAAGGCCAAAGAAGAAGGCGGAAGCTGATCTTTTTCAAGATGGGACCTGA
- a CDS encoding glutathione binding-like protein: MAGWRPGAEARRDCAIEQKSPVTSSIRKRKIAMHRLYYSPGACSLAVHIVLEEIGEPYEAEVRSAKNGEGTTTADYLTLNPKGRVPALTGVAGGTEGAPGLLTEAVAILLFLARSYPEAKLMPVDPTGEARCLEWLSWISIDLHGIGYGQLWRPHRFVPDPALYEAVKAKGTENIRSACDHIEHILSDGRDWAVPGQYTVVDSYLLVFWLWGRRIGLESDASWPNWARLMNKVLDRRAVKQALSQEGLA; the protein is encoded by the coding sequence ATGGCGGGCTGGCGTCCCGGTGCAGAAGCACGACGCGACTGCGCCATCGAACAGAAGTCGCCTGTCACGTCATCGATCCGTAAACGGAAGATCGCCATGCATCGTCTCTATTATTCGCCCGGGGCCTGCTCGCTCGCGGTCCACATCGTGCTGGAGGAGATTGGCGAGCCGTACGAGGCTGAGGTTCGATCGGCGAAAAACGGGGAAGGCACAACGACGGCGGACTATCTGACGCTCAACCCGAAAGGCCGGGTGCCCGCGCTGACAGGCGTCGCCGGCGGGACCGAAGGGGCGCCCGGCCTGCTGACCGAAGCGGTCGCTATCCTGCTGTTTCTCGCCCGCAGCTATCCCGAGGCAAAACTGATGCCAGTGGATCCGACCGGCGAAGCGCGGTGCCTGGAATGGCTGAGTTGGATTTCGATCGATCTGCACGGCATCGGCTATGGCCAGCTCTGGCGTCCGCATCGGTTCGTACCTGATCCGGCGCTATATGAGGCCGTGAAGGCCAAGGGAACTGAGAACATCCGCAGCGCTTGCGATCATATCGAACACATCCTGTCCGATGGGCGCGACTGGGCCGTGCCCGGCCAATATACGGTCGTCGATTCCTATCTTCTCGTGTTCTGGCTTTGGGGCCGACGGATCGGTCTTGAGAGCGACGCAAGCTGGCCGAACTGGGCGCGGCTGATGAACAAGGTGCTGGACCGTCGCGCGGTGAAACAGGCTCTCAGCCAGGAGGGGCTGGCCTGA
- a CDS encoding exopolysaccharide biosynthesis protein: MPVPPPENDDLRRFSDVLEEIGESADPKLKLEELVAAFGERGFGAMILILSMLALLPWPPGGKAVFAVPIILMSLELAFQRDAIWLPRWALNASISRPAYRAGVSRIMKAVRYVENLTRPRLPFLTGEIADTVTGLVCVLLALIMALPIPFGDALPGIALVFFALGMMQRDGIAILIGAVFTGACGFYLFLIWRTVIEVAHHAASWMAQIFH, encoded by the coding sequence ATGCCCGTCCCACCGCCTGAAAACGACGACCTGCGGCGGTTCTCCGACGTCTTGGAGGAAATCGGCGAAAGCGCCGATCCCAAGCTGAAGCTGGAAGAACTGGTCGCCGCCTTCGGCGAGCGCGGCTTCGGGGCCATGATCCTGATTCTGTCCATGCTGGCCCTGCTGCCCTGGCCGCCGGGCGGCAAGGCGGTGTTCGCCGTGCCGATCATCCTGATGTCTCTGGAACTGGCGTTTCAGCGCGACGCCATCTGGCTGCCCCGCTGGGCCCTGAACGCCTCGATCAGCCGCCCGGCCTATCGCGCCGGGGTGTCGCGGATCATGAAGGCGGTGCGCTATGTCGAGAACCTGACCCGGCCGCGCCTGCCCTTCCTGACGGGCGAGATCGCCGACACGGTGACGGGTCTGGTCTGTGTCCTTCTGGCCCTGATCATGGCCCTGCCCATCCCGTTCGGAGACGCCCTGCCCGGCATCGCCCTGGTCTTCTTCGCTCTGGGCATGATGCAGCGCGACGGCATCGCCATCCTGATCGGGGCGGTCTTCACCGGGGCCTGCGGCTTCTATCTGTTCCTGATCTGGCGCACGGTGATCGAAGTCGCCCACCATGCGGCGAGTTGGATGGCCCAGATTTTTCACTGA
- a CDS encoding helix-turn-helix transcriptional regulator: MTISLHSPEYRQFVSSLVEIRKAAGVTQSELARRLDKPQSYVSKVERYERRLDPAEFDAMARALGSDPVAAFKSVSEGR, encoded by the coding sequence ATGACCATCTCCCTGCACAGTCCGGAATACAGGCAGTTCGTCAGCAGCCTAGTCGAGATCAGGAAGGCTGCAGGCGTCACTCAAAGCGAGCTCGCTCGACGCCTCGACAAACCACAATCTTACGTTTCGAAGGTCGAACGATACGAGCGCCGGCTTGACCCCGCCGAGTTCGATGCAATGGCCCGAGCTCTCGGAAGCGATCCTGTCGCGGCTTTCAAGTCGGTGAGCGAGGGTCGCTGA
- a CDS encoding recombinase family protein, with the protein MSRVGYARVSSVGQSLEIQQEQLRAAGCDEVFAEKRSGTSTSGRHALDEALRWVRKGDVLVVTRLDRLARSLSDLSKIVDQLTAKEVGFQCLQQGAVDTTKPEGRLMLQLLGSFAEFETAIRKERQMEGIEKAKADGRYRGRPPSIDVPEVLRLLATGMGPAAVAKTLGIARASVYRVKSSGGIEVPVSV; encoded by the coding sequence ATGTCACGAGTCGGTTACGCCCGCGTTTCTAGCGTGGGGCAGTCGCTGGAAATCCAGCAAGAGCAGCTACGCGCTGCCGGTTGCGACGAGGTATTCGCCGAGAAGCGAAGCGGCACGTCCACGTCCGGTAGGCACGCGTTGGATGAAGCGTTGAGGTGGGTAAGGAAGGGCGATGTCCTGGTCGTCACGCGCCTTGATCGACTGGCTCGCTCATTGTCGGATCTGAGCAAAATCGTCGATCAACTCACCGCGAAGGAGGTTGGGTTTCAATGCCTTCAGCAGGGGGCGGTCGATACGACGAAGCCGGAGGGACGCCTGATGCTGCAACTCCTCGGCAGCTTTGCGGAGTTTGAGACGGCGATCCGTAAAGAGCGTCAAATGGAAGGTATCGAGAAAGCGAAAGCCGATGGCCGTTATAGGGGGCGCCCGCCATCTATAGATGTGCCGGAGGTGCTGCGGCTCCTAGCGACCGGTATGGGGCCTGCAGCGGTCGCCAAGACGCTTGGGATCGCGCGCGCTTCCGTCTATCGCGTCAAATCCAGTGGCGGCATCGAGGTGCCCGTGAGTGTGTAA